From Toxorhynchites rutilus septentrionalis strain SRP chromosome 2, ASM2978413v1, whole genome shotgun sequence, a single genomic window includes:
- the LOC129769070 gene encoding V-type proton ATPase subunit G-like translates to MASQTQGIQQLLAAEKRAAEKVGEARKRKQRRLKQAKEEAQEEIERYRQERERQFKEFEAKHMGSREGVAAKIDADTAIKIEEMSRSISSNKRALINEILNLVYDIKPQLHKNVQIAAQQ, encoded by the exons ATGGCAAGTCAAACTCAAGGTATTCAGCAGCTGCTGGCAGCTGAGAAACGGGCTGCGGAAAAAGTTGGCGAAGCACGTAAAA GGAAACAGCGCCGTTTGAAACAGGCCAAGGAAGAAGCTCAGGAAGAAATCGAGAGGTACAGACAGGAACGGGAACGGCAGTTCAAAGAATTCGAGGCGAAG cacATGGGAAGCCGCGAAGGTGTTGCAGCTAAGATCGACGCCGATACTGCCATCAAGATCGAGGAGATGAGTCGCTCGATCTCCAGCAATAAGCGTGCGCTGATTAACGAGATCCTGAATCTGGTCTACGACATCAAACCCCAATTGCACAAAAATGTTCAGATTGCAGCCCAACAGTAA
- the LOC129766922 gene encoding death-inducer obliterator 1-like, whose product MSSSVFKVYPSSSCPEDDSLNDDAEEEGGASLGATTVDEHLKIDSNLVIVVGKDGSVHVDQKTLHSLLANETNDTSVSLVRITSPTPSIEEEIEEERRLLEKEKQRELDLNAEDNGEGSEDSPESSNGGSSTKSDNPTGSGNPGPSGVSTRRNKSTAKKDDVMLDDEDVPHVSLLVEGYYPPEEAKKFAAEVLSLAGLQKPLQVTTAVDHEFQKYVVANDHCYTPLTSPSQKLPPRSYYDDPDTPEIVSVEGTSSSNDPNIVQMIEDSGSTNRKKPISKTPVSSPTSKTRRRKSIAAKAEYTDAEDLQSILEDTDSEFTDESSPDEDDNENDLDFSISGKQTKKRVSGSRNRTTSRSTSKKDDLVETKDAKKKVVKTPKKSLDSKMNLFTVINKSGVPKTYGSKKDTIKNVETPPLPSSPAPVANPIPISVIVPVVKKEKKVVKPAPHVEALFSDMTTLFSTPDIIKKVGTTRPTVQVNTPTVIPTIVPSTSTAVRGFVQLSPACVKGAQKLPAHISIQTHTSASEEHDKRLDYMDSIVQQELSQPKLVVPESLQPPPQLNIADDIAKMLESNLNPGGVQEPVLPIPGNSILAALSSNDDGLPDDLLQHVAELAEHKELQEILDKQVLGVMGPDSVMPTPVATAVGSSFLSSSSVVPITTHQAQPIVQPQSEGHPSALLQKSSEALPTMTVKEQLMPRKESIQIRRSDGRIITLPPIEAPATRSAKRRAQAGGTSSTVTSNVTLTIATAASHMTSSSISSNASSISSSSGTANSAKTSKQSSRVATGVNSYDDGTGGLLIDESRGKGNRSAASSRRGSESSSTSAGRSKRQSTAATPVVVTVDDDVESDESWNSEDDPDRLWCICKQPHNNRFMICCDACEDWFHGKCVNITKAMGQQMEEDGIEWTCPNCLKKKQEKQQPKMTEFLMSGNVSGIGGTSIEAAPKMTHAMVSKIVTVTGCVVCGKPARASSVYCSDDCIRKHAGLANIPVITQANSPVVLSQAVISSGGSLVIRQSAKGRVDNSQMSDTSTMGKANSKTGPIIVMERKTGRCLTGKNAPTAENLRAWLLSHPTFEIVPPGSPQAAIILAKQAEVRRQQLVKEAQKKTTAPNLPASTDGNQSSPVQPIAKVVVQSQLKFSDQRKLTLNTSTVQQKIQQQQAPQKSMPKIVQKSVVPGLPMSRASPVATVTSVASKLAVTTPKPAHTATSSSAISPANSNISKQQKKVAPETKNPVKTPTVAAGENIRVTVKKTLKEHLIQRKSETNDEQTGRLNEQEIEKFAEEIEEELFALFNKDTGAKYRAKYRSLVFNIKDRKNLSLFQKICEKRIEAKQLVRMTAEELASQELAQWREKENKHQLEMIKKSELDLLACAKNYVLKTHKGEEVIEGKSDDRVLLDPTTSVEDVVAVLNNSTVSSTSEVDNTLSPPSKDSYRSSKEYDFSYGKYPSSGLYGSGSITSSSSLLATASSAAATSATSTTSSSTAVKKKETSGSRSRSRSRDRRHDDRSRSRSKHKRRRSKSHDRSRERERDRHRDGSRERDRDRQERDRHRDGSRDRDRDRHRDHKKHESKDSKEKERDQKSAVDKVKAKEASSSVSLEKDKNEALGKLVEAKKQPKKVVSSRLQPLESFNLVDQILASAGSSGTTGNDSTERVDKIMSEESIKPVRSDSISAEQDQEPTSTVTIPTPPHSTSFENESPTTDFPSSSLSSDVSEETRKKAMFVHWTGNVHMIDVASVEMSIRAVSGDVEDIAKDFTEDLDICGTIKPEIVWDYIAQIKKSPSKQICLVRFHSNESAAYYTLYSHLFSRKRYSVVKSPSSSVKDFYIFPLPSEQMIPMILKPLNGVGIIEGDKKPDLLLGIIVKIKGKRSGHSIGTASTASKTPRRVLKTGATSGSPSAVSPSFALMQQVITKYATANKKSNETEQDSTVKASPPDSPLAVTTPKPQSSGTSATSTPTVSGAIQKSRTASESPEQVDVDMEIIKAPIVTKVTTPAKESVSAAVVIDDDDEPYSPGGASDDSDNFADVTAIVENKSSQISILDNETERIRLEMEEINRKIAEEKNEIVGLINKAELKDDEIKSKLPSSLITDISIPSNLSEILASIKSAPPTVSETVKASTDKESTSDSVRAPEDEEEYVPTAPSIYSSFKSNFGYGTRNSSSQPPKSSDSSGSRLAKLSDAELLSMVPDNSYLQSPPVPAKAANEDSDSNDSAPPMKKSRWSSSEPPPPGLEEEFDGE is encoded by the exons ATGTCCAGCTCGGTTTTCAAGGTGTACCCGTCCTCGTCGTGTCCGGAAGATGATTCGCTCAACGATGACGCAGAAGAAGAAGGGGGAGCATCGCTGGGCGCGACGACAGTAGACGAACATCTGAAGATTGACTCGAATCTCGTTATTGTGGTTGGGAAGGATGGAAGCGTTCATGTCGATCAGAAAACGCTACACAGTTTATTAG CCAATGAGACAAATGATACTTCTGTTAGTTTGGTGCGCATAACGTCCCCCACACCCAGTATTGAGGAGGAAATAGAGGAGGAACGTCGATTGTTGGAAAAGGAAAAGCAACGAGAGCTGGATCTTAATGCAGAAGACAACGGAGAGGGATCGGAGGATTCCCCCGAATCATCGAATGGGGGATCATCAACTAAAAGTGATAATCCAACCGGCAGTGGGAATCCAGGTCCGAGTGGGGTATCTACGCGGAGGAATAAATCAACCGCTAAAAAGGACGACGTGATGTTGGATGATGAAGATGTTCCACATGTCAGTTTGCTGGTAGAAGGATACTATCCACCTGAAGAGGCGAAGAAGTTTGCGGCTGAAGTGTTGTCCTTGGCCGGTTTGCAAAAGCCGCTACAGGTAACCACAGCGGTGGATCACGAATTCCAAAAGTATGTTGTGGCCAATGATCACTGTTACACACCATTGACCTCGCCAAGCCAAAAATTGCCACCAAGATCCTACTATGACGACCCAGACACTCCGGAAATTGTTTCCGTCGAAGGCACATCCTCATCAAACGATCCAAACATAGTGCAAATGATTGAAGATTCTGGTTCCACTAACAGGAAGAAACCCATTTCAAAAACCCCGGTTTCTTCACCCACAAGTAAAACTCGTAGAAGAAAATCAATTGCAGCGAAAGCCGAGTACACCGATGCGGAAGATTTGCAAAGCATTTTGGAAGACACAGACTCGGAATTCACAGATGAAAGTTCACCCGATGAGGATgataatgagaatgatttggatttcagcattAGTGGCAAACAGACGAAGAAAAGGGTGTCTGGCTCCAGGAACAGAACCACTTCTCGAAGTACATCAAAGAAAGATGATTTGGTTGAAACTAAAGATGCGAAGAAAAAGGTCGTTAAAACTCCGAAGAAATCTCTCGACTCGAAGATGAACCTGTTTACGGTTATCAACAAATCGGGCGTCCCGAAAACGTATGGTTCCAAAAAGGATACGATCAAGAACGTTGAAACGCCACCTCTTCCATCTTCCCCTGCGCCTGTCGCAAATCCTATCCCGATTTCGGTAATTGTACCGGTGGTCAAAAAGGAGAAAAAGGTTGTCAAACCAGCTCCCCACGTGGAGGCTCTTTTCAGCGATATGACGACACTGTTTTCGACTCCCGATATTATCAAAAAGGTTGGTACCACTCGTCCAACTGTGCAAGTCAATACTCCGACAGTGATTCCAACGATAGTGCCGAGTACTTCTACGGCTGTGCGAGGATTCGTACAACTTTCGCCCGCCTGTGTTAAAGGAGCCCAAAAGCTACCCGCTCATATTTCGATTCAAACCCATACCAGCGCCTCGGAAGAGCACGATAAGCGATTGGATTATATGGATTCAATCGTTCAGCAGGAACTGAGCCAGCCGAAGCTTGTTGTGCCGGAGTCCCTCCAGCCGCCGCCACAACTAAATATCGCCGATGATATCGCTAAAATGCTGGAAAGTAATCTAAACCCGGGTGGTGTTCAAGAGCCTGTTCTACCCATACCAGGCAACAGCATTCTGGCCGCACTCAGTTCCAATGACGACGGTCTCCCGGATGATCTTCTGCAGCATGTCGCCGAGCTGGCAGAACATAAGGAACTCCAGGAAATTCTCGACAAGCAGGTGCTAGGTGTGATGGGACCCGATAGTGTTATGCCCACTCCAGTTGCCACTGCTGTTGGTTCATCTTTCCTCTCCAGTTCCTCAGTGGTTCCGATTACAACTCACCAAGCTCAGCCGATTGTTCAGCCACAAAGCGAAGGCCATCCGTCTGCGCTGCTGCAGAAAAGCTCGGAAGCGCTGCCAACCATGACCGTCAAGGAGCAACTGATGCCCCGGAAAGAATCTATCCAGATTCGTCGGAGTGATGGCCGAATCATCACTTTACCTCCGATCGAAGCCCCTGCCACAAGATCTGCTAAGCGACGGGCTCAGGCTGGCGGCACAAGCTCAACTGTCACGTCAAATGTTACGCTGACCATAGCTACCGCTGCATCTCACATGACCTCCTCTTCGATCTCCAGCAACGCATCCTCCATCTCGTCCAGTTCGGGAACTGCTAATAGCGCCAAGACATCGAAACAATCGTCCAGGGTTGCCACAGGGGTAAACTCGTATGATGACGGTACGGGAGGATTGCTGATTGATGAATCGCGGGGAAAGGGAAATCGCAGCGCAGCCTCTAGCAGAAGAGGTTCCGAGTCTTCGTCCACGTCGGCAGGGCGGAGCAAGCGGCAGAGCACTGCCGCCACGCCGGTGGTCGTCACTGTGGATGACGACGTTGAATCGGACGAGAGCTGGAATTCCGAAGATGATCCTGATAG ACTTTGGTGTATCTGCAAGCAGCCTCACAATAACCGTTTTATGATTTGCTGTGATGCCTGCGAAGACTGGTTCCACGGGAAATGCGTTAATATCACCAAAGCGATGGGACAACAGATGGAGGAAGATGGCATCGAATGGACCTGTCCTAATTGCCTGAAAAAGAAACAGGAGAAACAG CAACCGAAAATGACCGAGTTCTTGATGTCGGGTAATGTTAGCGGTATCGGTGGTACAAGCATCGAAGCAGCTCCAAAGATGACTCATGCGATGGTTTCCAAGATCGTTACTGTTACGGGTTGTGTTGTCTGTGGCAAGCCGGCGAGAGCTAGCTCGGTTTACTGTAGCGATGATTGCATCCGGAAACACGCGGGACTGGCGAACATCCCAGTTATTACACAGGCAAACAGTCCGGTTGTATTATCTCAAGCAGTAATATCGTCTGGTGGGAGTCTCGTGATCAGGCAAAGCGCAAAGGGTCGTGTTGACAATAGCCAAATGTCTGACACTTCAACAATGGGCAAAGCCAATTCAAAAACTGGACCG ATAATTGTGATGGAACGCAAAACCGGACGTTGTTTAACTGGTAAGAATGCTCCAACGGCAGAAAACTTGAGAGCTTGGCTTTTGAGTCATCCCACGTTTGAAATAGTTCCACCTGGAAGTCCACAGGCGGCTATTATACTTGCCAAGCAAGCTGAAGTACGAAGGCAACAACTGGTGAAAGAGGCACAAAAGAAGACGACAGCGCCTAATTTACCTGCTTCTACCGATGGGAATCAGAGTTCACCTGTACAGCCAATCGCTAAAGTTGTTGTTCAATCACAACTTAAATTTAGCGATCAACGGAAATTAACCTTAAACACCTCAACCGTTCAGCAGAAAATACAGCAACAACAGGCACCACAGAAATCGATGCCGAAAATTGTACAGAAAAGTGTTGTTCCTGGACTACCGATGTCAAGAGCTTCACCAGTGGCAACCGTAACGAGTGTGGCTTCAAAGCTCGCAGTCACCACGCCAAAACCTGCACATACAGCGACCAGCAGTTCGGCAATCAGCCCCGCTAATAGCAACATTAGCAAACAACAGAAAAAAGTAGCGCCGGAAACGAAAAATCCAGTGAAAACGCCAACAGTTGCCGCCGGTGAAAACATTCGTGTCACagtgaaaaaaactttgaag GAACACCTCATCCAACGTAAATCCGAAACAAACGATGAGCAGACTGGCCGCCTGAACGAGCAAGAAATTGAAAAGTTTGCCGAGGAAATCGAGGAGGAGTTGTTTGCTCTCTTCAATAAGGATACCGGCGCCAAGTACAGAGCCAAATACCGATCGCTCGTTTTCAACATCAAGGATCGGAAGAATTTGTCGTTGTTCCAGAAGATATGTGAAAAACGAATCGAGGCGAAACAGCTG GTCCGCATGACTGCCGAAGAGCTGGCAAGCCAGGAACTGGCTCAGTGGCGTGAAAAAGAGAACAAGCACCAGCTGGAAATGATCAAGAAGTCGGAGCTGGATCTGCTCGCTTGTGCTAAAAATTATGTACTGAAAACCCACAAAGGCGAAGAGGTGATCGAGGGAAAAAGCGACGATCGGGTACTGCTCGATCCGACAACATCGGTTGAGGATGTGGTGGCGGTGCTCAACAATTCTACCGTCAGTAGCACCAGTGAGGTAGACAACACTCTCTCACCACCATCGAAGGACAGCTACCGCTCGTCTAAGGAGTACGATTTCAGCTATGGAAAGTATCCGTCGTCCGGGCTGTACGGAAGCGGATCCATAACTAGCAGTTCGAGTTTGCTAGCAACAGCTAGCAGTGCGGCCGCAACATCCGCAACGTCAACTACTTCTTCCTCGACAGCGGTGAAAAAGAAGGAAACTAGCGGGAGCCGTAGCAGAAGTCGAAGCCGTGATAGGCGACATGATGACAGGTCTCGAAGCCGTTCAAAGCATAAACGGAGACGAAGCAAGAGTCACGATCGTAGCAGGGAACGGGAAAGAGATCGACATCGTGATGGAAGTAGGGAAAGAGACCGAGATCGTCAGGAAAGGGACCGTCATCGTGATGGCAGTAGGGACAGAGACCGCGATCGCCATCGGGATCACAAAAAACACGAATCCAAGGACTCGAAGGAAAAAGAAAGGGATCAGAAATCAGCGGTTGATAAAGTGAAAGCTAAAGAAGCTTCATCTAGTGTCTCTCTGGAGAAAGACAAGAACGAGGCTCTCGGGAAACTTGTGGAGGCTAAAAAACAACCGAAAAAGGTTGTCTCTTCGAGGCTTCAACCGctggagagcttcaatttggtcgATCAAATTTTGGCTTCTGCTGGTAGTAGTGGCACAACAGGCAATGATTCAACTGAGAGGGTTGATAAAATCATGTCCGAAGAGTCGATCAAACCGGTGCGTTCTGATTCAATTTCCGCAGAGCAGGATCAGGAACCGACGAGCACCGTTACAATTCCAACTCCCCCGCATTCCACCAGCTTTGAAAATGAATCCCCCACGACGGATTTCCCGTCTAGTTCGCTTTCAAGTGATGTGTCGGAGGAAACACGGAAGAAAGCAATGTTCGTCCACTGGACGGGTAACGTTCATATGATTGATGTGGCTTCGGTAGAAATGTCCATTCGAGCCGTCAGCGGAGATGTGGAAGATATAGCCAAAGATTTCACAGAAGATTTGGATATCTGTGGTACAATCAAACCGGAAATCGTATGGGATTATATCGCACAGATCAAGAAAAGTCCAAGTAAACAAATTTGCTTGGTTCGATTCCACTCGAATGAGAGTGCCGCTTATTATACCCTCTATTCTCATCTGTTCAGCCGCAAGCGTTACAGCGTGGTTAAATCCCCGTCGTCGTCTGTGAAAGACTTCTACATATTCCCGCTGCCTTCGGAGCAGATGATACCTATGATTTTGAAACCATTGAATGGTGTAGGCATCATTGAAGGTGACAAAAAGCCCGATCTTCTGCTGGGTATCATTGTGAAAATTAAAGGAAAACGAAGTGGACATTCTATCGGCACCGCCTCAACAGCTTCGAAG ACGCCCAGACGTGTGTTGAAAACGGGAGCAACAAGTGGATCGCCTTCGGCAGTTTCACCATCGTTCGCGTTGATGCAGCAAGTGATCACGAAGTATGCCACAGCAAATAAGAAATCAAACGAAACAGAACAAGATTCGACCGTTAAAGCTTCACCTCCGGACAGTCCACTGGCCGTAACGACACCCAAGCCCCAATCCTCCGGAACATCTGCCACATCTACGCCAACGGTTTCGGGCGCTATCCAAAAGAGTCGGACTGCTTCGGAATCCCCCGAACAAGTAGATGTTGATATGGAAATTATCAAAGCTCCCATAGTTACTAAAG TTACTACTCCAGCGAAGGAGTCTGTGTCAGCAGCAGTGGTAATCGACGATGATGACGAACCATATTCACCGGGTGGGGCAAGTGACGATAGTGATAATTTTGCCGATGTTACGGCAATTGTTGAAAACAAATCAAGTCAGATCTCAATATTAGATAatgaaacggaaagaattcgCCTGGAAATGGAGGAAATAAACCGTAAAATAGCGGaggagaaaaatgaaattgttGGGCTCATTAACAAAGCGGAACTAAAGGATGATGAAATTAAGTCAAAATTGCCCTCGTCATTGATTACTGATATTTCAATTCCATCGAACCTCTCGGAGATACTAGCTAGTATCAAAAGTGCTCCGCCGACGGTGTCAGAGACCGTGAAAGCAAGTACCGATAAAGAGTCCACCTCGGATTCGGTTCGAGCGCCGGAGGACGAAGAAGAATATGTTCCAACTGCGCCATCGATTTATTCAAGCtttaaatcaaacttcggatacGGCACCAGAAATTCCTCCTCACAACCGCCCAAGTCGTCCGACAGTAGCGGAAGTAGGCTGGCTAAGCTGTCCGATGCTGAGCTGCTGAGCATGGTACCGGACAATAGTTATCTCCAATCTCCACCTGTGCCAGCAAAGGCCGCAAACGAAGACTCGGATAGTAACGATTCTGCGCCACCGATGAAGAAATCAAGATGGAGTTCGAGTGAGCCACCTCCTCCGGGTTTAGAGGAAGAATTTGATGGAGAATAA